A single window of Mycolicibacterium aurum DNA harbors:
- the mftF gene encoding mycofactocin biosynthesis glycosyltransferase MftF (Members of this protein family, MftF, are glycosyltransferases, members of PF00535 (glycosyl transferase family 2). The encoding gene is found as part of the mycofactocin cassette, in Mycobacterium tuberculosis, many other Actinobacteria, and occasional members of other lineages. Mycofactocin itself, a putative redox carrier, is a heavily modified derivative of the C-terminal Val-Tyr dipeptide of the mycofactocin precursor MftA (TIGR03969).) — protein MSGPRLPDGFAVQVDRRVRVLGEGAALLGGSPTRLLRLAPAAQTMLTGGRLEVHDAVSAQLARTLLDATVAHPRPLSGPSHRDVTVVVPVRDNLTGLTRLVSALRGLKVVIVDDGSETAVTESDFASVHCDIRVLRNPRSKGPAAARNAGLALCTTDLVAFLDSDVVPRKGWLEALLGHFCDPAVALVAPRIVALHQSDSVVARYEAVRSSLDLGLREAPVVPFGTVSYVPSAAIICRRSALIDVGGFDESLVSGEDVDLCWRLNEAGARLRYEPIALVAHDHRTELRKWFARKSFYGGSAAPLTIRHPGKTAPLVISGWTLVVWMLVALGSGIGYLASVAVAAITGRRIAKSLSSVQTEPMEVAVVAAHGLWSAALQLASAICRHYWPIALVAAVASRRCRRVVVVAAVLDGVFDWASRNGNADEDTKRVGLLTYVLLKRLDDIAYGLGLWTGVFRERHAGALKPQIRT, from the coding sequence ATGAGCGGGCCGCGGCTTCCCGACGGTTTCGCCGTCCAGGTGGACCGGCGGGTGCGGGTGCTCGGCGAGGGTGCGGCACTGCTCGGTGGATCGCCCACACGACTGCTGCGGTTGGCTCCCGCCGCGCAGACCATGCTCACCGGCGGCAGGCTCGAGGTGCACGACGCCGTCAGCGCCCAGCTCGCGCGCACGTTGCTCGATGCCACCGTCGCCCATCCCCGACCGCTGAGCGGCCCGTCGCACCGCGATGTGACCGTCGTTGTCCCGGTGCGGGACAACCTGACTGGGTTGACACGGCTGGTGTCCGCGCTGCGCGGACTGAAGGTGGTCATCGTCGACGACGGTTCGGAGACGGCGGTGACAGAATCGGACTTCGCGTCGGTGCACTGCGATATCCGGGTGCTGCGCAATCCGAGGAGCAAGGGTCCCGCGGCTGCGCGCAACGCCGGCCTGGCGCTGTGCACCACCGACCTGGTCGCGTTCCTGGACTCCGACGTGGTGCCTCGCAAGGGCTGGCTCGAAGCACTGCTCGGGCACTTCTGCGACCCGGCGGTGGCGCTGGTGGCGCCGCGAATCGTCGCGCTGCACCAGTCCGACAGCGTGGTGGCCCGCTACGAGGCGGTGCGGTCCTCGTTGGACCTGGGGCTGCGGGAGGCCCCTGTGGTGCCGTTCGGGACGGTGTCCTACGTGCCCAGCGCCGCGATCATCTGCCGGCGCAGCGCACTGATCGACGTCGGCGGCTTCGACGAGTCCCTGGTCTCAGGTGAGGACGTCGACCTGTGCTGGCGCCTGAACGAAGCAGGCGCCCGGCTGCGCTACGAGCCGATCGCCCTGGTTGCCCACGATCACCGCACCGAGCTGCGAAAGTGGTTCGCCCGCAAGTCCTTCTACGGGGGGTCGGCGGCCCCGCTCACCATCCGGCATCCCGGGAAGACGGCGCCGCTGGTCATCTCGGGCTGGACCCTGGTGGTCTGGATGCTGGTGGCACTGGGCTCCGGCATCGGTTACCTGGCATCGGTGGCGGTCGCGGCGATCACCGGACGCCGGATCGCGAAGTCGTTGTCCAGCGTGCAGACCGAACCGATGGAAGTCGCCGTCGTAGCCGCGCACGGCCTGTGGTCGGCGGCGCTGCAACTCGCGTCGGCGATCTGTCGGCACTACTGGCCCATCGCGCTGGTCGCCGCGGTGGCGTCCCGGCGGTGTCGCCGGGTGGTGGTGGTGGCCGCGGTGCTGGACGGGGTGTTCGACTGGGCCAGTCGCAACGGCAACGCCGACGAAGACACTAAGCGGGTGGGGCTGCTCACCTACGTCCTGCTCAAGCGCCTCGACGACATCGCCTACGGTCTCGGACTCTGGACCGGCGTGTTCCGCGAGCGGCATGCCGGTGCACTCAAGCCGCAGATCCGGACCTGA
- the mftR gene encoding mycofactocin system transcriptional regulator (MftR, the mycofactocin system transcriptional regulator, is an uncharacterized TetR family DNA-binding transcription factor. Its role is inferred by context. It occurs as part of the biosynthesis locus for mycofactocin, a partially characterized electron carrier derived from the terminal Val-Tyr dipeptide of the precursor peptide MftA, through a radical SAM enzyme-mediated process.) has product MSAPRARVGRRRSTSWEHISDVAIDLFMARGFDEVSADDVAAAAGIARRTLFRYYPSKSALPWGNFDAHLDLMRRLLAGLDPAVPVRDALRTALLAFNDFDDTDRHRQRMRLILETEALQAYSMTMYAGWRGVVAAFVADRLQVDESDLRPQTVAWTMLAVSLAAYEHWLADESVSLPAALSDAFDMLAPGLADIEIGVSE; this is encoded by the coding sequence ATGAGTGCCCCCAGGGCGCGCGTGGGCCGTCGCCGCTCGACCAGCTGGGAACACATCAGCGACGTCGCGATCGACCTGTTCATGGCCCGCGGGTTCGATGAGGTCAGCGCCGACGATGTCGCCGCAGCGGCCGGCATCGCGCGCCGGACACTGTTCCGCTACTACCCGTCCAAGAGCGCGCTGCCGTGGGGGAACTTCGACGCCCACCTCGACCTGATGCGACGGCTGCTGGCGGGCCTGGACCCCGCCGTGCCCGTCCGCGACGCGTTGCGGACCGCGCTGCTGGCCTTCAACGATTTCGACGACACCGACAGGCACCGCCAGCGCATGCGACTTATCTTGGAAACGGAAGCGCTGCAGGCATATTCGATGACGATGTATGCCGGCTGGCGGGGGGTGGTGGCGGCGTTCGTGGCAGATCGATTGCAGGTGGACGAAAGCGACCTGAGACCGCAGACCGTGGCCTGGACCATGCTGGCCGTATCGCTGGCCGCCTACGAGCACTGGCTGGCCGACGAATCGGTGTCGCTGCCCGCCGCGCTCAGTGATGCGTTCGACATGCTGGCCCCTGGGTTGGCCGACATCGAAATCGGGGTGTCGGAGTAA
- a CDS encoding RNA polymerase sigma factor, with protein MSAEPEGQHAPRDLLALYDEALPVVYGYFVRRCGDRGTAEDLTSETFLAAMDAARKPMPPPLTVPWLIGVARHKLADHYRRRHDRFSVPVAEPPEPVEPDDTWDAELDRIVAEQVLSRLSAQHRVVLALRYMDDCTVGECAELIGRTVHATEALLVRARRAFRAQYPRPEGGRP; from the coding sequence GTGAGTGCCGAACCGGAGGGTCAGCACGCTCCGCGGGACCTGCTCGCGCTGTACGACGAAGCCCTGCCCGTCGTCTACGGGTATTTCGTCAGGCGCTGCGGTGACCGCGGGACGGCCGAGGACCTCACGTCGGAAACGTTTCTGGCGGCGATGGACGCTGCCAGGAAGCCGATGCCACCGCCGCTGACGGTGCCGTGGCTGATCGGGGTGGCCCGGCACAAACTCGCCGACCACTACCGCAGGCGCCACGACCGGTTCTCGGTACCGGTGGCCGAACCACCCGAGCCGGTCGAGCCGGACGACACGTGGGACGCCGAGCTGGACCGCATCGTCGCCGAGCAGGTGTTGTCCCGCCTGTCGGCGCAGCATCGCGTGGTACTCGCGCTGCGCTACATGGACGACTGCACGGTGGGCGAATGCGCCGAGCTGATCGGGCGCACGGTCCACGCGACGGAGGCGCTGCTGGTGCGAGCACGACGCGCATTCCGTGCGCAGTACCCGCGACCGGAGGGAGGAAGGCCATGA
- a CDS encoding aspartate/glutamate racemase family protein, protein MHLLLVNPNSTASMTAAIAAGASAVARPGTVVEALNPLDGPPSIENDDDERRSVPGLLEVVAKAQRRPADQRPDAYVVACFGDPGLEEARALVDAPVLGIAQAAMHAAALAAGSFSVVTSMSTTIERAWQLAKLYTPNQCRGVYACDIPVLQIDSDPGTIEPIGELCRRALNDDGSRAIVLGCAAMAPFATPLTRLLGVPVIDGVAAATVLAEALQTLS, encoded by the coding sequence GTGCATCTGCTGCTCGTCAACCCCAACAGCACCGCATCGATGACGGCCGCGATCGCCGCCGGCGCGTCCGCTGTGGCCCGTCCCGGCACAGTCGTCGAGGCACTCAACCCCCTCGACGGCCCGCCGAGCATCGAGAATGACGACGACGAACGGCGCAGCGTGCCAGGGCTTCTGGAGGTCGTCGCGAAGGCGCAACGTCGACCGGCCGACCAGCGTCCCGACGCCTACGTGGTGGCCTGCTTCGGCGACCCCGGCCTCGAGGAGGCGCGAGCGCTCGTCGACGCCCCGGTGCTGGGTATCGCGCAGGCGGCGATGCACGCCGCGGCGCTGGCCGCAGGCAGCTTCTCGGTGGTGACGTCGATGTCGACGACGATCGAGCGCGCCTGGCAACTGGCCAAGCTCTACACGCCGAACCAGTGCCGTGGCGTGTACGCCTGCGACATCCCGGTGCTGCAGATCGACTCCGATCCGGGCACCATCGAGCCGATCGGCGAGCTGTGCCGCCGGGCGTTGAACGACGACGGCAGCCGCGCCATCGTGCTCGGCTGCGCGGCGATGGCGCCGTTCGCGACTCCGCTCACCCGCCTGCTGGGGGTTCCGGTGATCGATGGGGTGGCGGCGGCGACGGTGCTGGCCGAGGCGCTGCAGACGCTGAGCTGA
- the mftD gene encoding pre-mycofactocin synthase MftD (MftD, an enzyme found in the mycofactocin biosynthesis locus, performs an oxidative deamination of 3-amino-5-[(p-hydroxyphenyl)methyl]-4,4-dimethyl-2-pyrrolidinone (AHDP). The resulting compound, now called pre-mycofactocin (PMFT), is a biologically active redox cofactor that can oxidize the non-exchangeable NADH of TIGR03971 family SDR-type oxidoreductases.), whose protein sequence is MARDTWFETVAIAQQRAKKRLPKSAYSSLISASEKGISVSDNVESFAELGFAPHVIGATEKRDLATTVMGQDISLPVIISPTGVQAVDPDGEVAVARAAAARGTAMGLSSFASKPMEDVTAVNDKVFFQIYWLGSRDEILARMERARAAGAKGLILTTDWSFSHGRDWGSPKIPERMDLKTILKMSPEVITKPRWFYSFAKTLRPPDLRVPNQGRRGEAGPTFFEAYGQWMGTPPPTWEDVAWLREQWGGPFLLKGMVRVDDAKRAVDAGVSALTVSNHGGNNLDGTPAAIRCLPAIADAVGHEVEVLLDGGIRRGSDVVKAVALGARAVMIGRAYLWGLAANGQAGVENVLDIMRSGVDSALMGLGKSSIHELTREDIVIPDGFTRTLGV, encoded by the coding sequence ATGGCTCGTGATACCTGGTTCGAAACCGTTGCCATCGCCCAGCAGCGGGCGAAAAAGCGGCTCCCCAAATCCGCCTACTCGTCGCTGATCTCGGCGAGCGAAAAGGGCATCTCGGTCTCCGACAACGTCGAATCCTTCGCCGAACTCGGCTTCGCACCCCACGTCATCGGAGCCACCGAGAAGCGTGACCTGGCGACAACAGTGATGGGACAGGATATTTCGCTGCCCGTCATCATCTCGCCGACCGGTGTGCAGGCCGTCGACCCCGACGGCGAGGTCGCCGTGGCCAGGGCTGCCGCAGCCCGTGGCACCGCGATGGGACTGTCCTCGTTCGCGAGCAAGCCCATGGAAGACGTCACGGCAGTCAACGACAAGGTCTTCTTCCAGATCTACTGGCTGGGCAGCCGCGACGAGATCCTGGCCCGCATGGAGCGGGCCAGGGCTGCCGGAGCCAAGGGTCTGATCCTGACCACCGACTGGAGCTTCTCGCACGGCCGCGACTGGGGCAGCCCCAAGATCCCCGAGCGGATGGACCTCAAGACCATCCTCAAGATGTCGCCCGAGGTGATCACCAAGCCGCGCTGGTTCTACAGCTTCGCCAAGACGCTGCGCCCGCCGGACCTGCGGGTACCCAACCAGGGCCGGCGCGGCGAGGCCGGCCCCACGTTCTTCGAGGCCTACGGCCAGTGGATGGGGACACCGCCTCCCACCTGGGAAGACGTCGCCTGGCTGCGCGAGCAGTGGGGCGGGCCGTTCCTGCTCAAGGGCATGGTCCGCGTGGATGACGCCAAACGTGCTGTGGATGCGGGCGTTTCGGCGCTCACGGTCTCCAACCACGGTGGCAACAACCTGGACGGCACCCCGGCCGCGATCCGTTGCCTGCCCGCCATCGCCGATGCCGTCGGCCATGAGGTCGAAGTTTTGCTGGACGGCGGGATCCGGCGCGGCAGCGACGTCGTGAAGGCGGTTGCTCTTGGCGCCCGCGCGGTGATGATCGGACGCGCGTATCTGTGGGGCCTGGCAGCCAACGGCCAGGCCGGTGTGGAGAACGTGCTCGACATCATGCGCAGCGGCGTCGACTCGGCTCTGATGGGCCTCGGCAAATCGTCGATCCACGAGCTGACGCGCGAGGACATCGTGATCCCGGACGGATTCACCCGCACGCTGGGAGTCTGA
- the mftA gene encoding mycofactocin precursor MftA (Mycofactocin is a small molecule electron carrier derived from the final two amino acids, Val-Tyr, of MftA, the mycofactocin precursor. It plays a role in redox homeostasis and the metabolism of alcohols and aldehydes in Actinobacteria, including Mycobacterium tuberculosis.) → MEPNQNAQAEELVTESLVEEVSIDGMCGVY, encoded by the coding sequence ATGGAGCCGAATCAGAACGCACAGGCCGAAGAACTGGTGACCGAGAGCCTGGTCGAGGAAGTCTCGATCGACGGGATGTGCGGGGTCTACTGA
- the mftE gene encoding mycofactocin biosynthesis peptidyl-dipeptidase MftE produces the protein MNSAYHRRVVFPRELGNSTSRQLHNESPALVVPVGSTEQHGPHLPLDTDTRIASAVADALVTRLRAREDSRWLTAPAIGYGASGEHEGFAGTVSIGTAVLAELLVEFARSACQWAGRLVFVNGHGGNVAALRKAVALLRYEGRDAAWCPCTASNADAHAGHTETSVLLHISPDLVRQDDWLPGNGAPLSQLMPEMLRGGVAAVSSLGVLGDPTTATAEEGRRIFAEMVDACVLRVSRWAPDREGMLI, from the coding sequence GTGAATTCGGCCTACCATCGTCGCGTGGTCTTCCCCCGTGAGCTCGGGAACTCAACGTCGAGGCAACTGCACAACGAGTCGCCCGCGCTGGTCGTCCCGGTTGGTTCCACCGAGCAGCACGGACCCCACCTGCCCCTGGACACCGACACCCGTATCGCGTCGGCCGTGGCGGATGCGCTCGTCACGCGGCTGCGGGCCCGGGAGGACTCCCGCTGGCTGACTGCACCTGCCATCGGCTACGGCGCCAGCGGGGAACACGAAGGCTTTGCCGGGACCGTCTCGATTGGCACAGCGGTACTGGCGGAACTGCTGGTCGAATTCGCCCGATCCGCCTGCCAGTGGGCCGGCAGGCTGGTCTTCGTCAACGGCCACGGGGGCAACGTGGCCGCACTGCGCAAAGCCGTCGCGCTGTTGCGCTACGAGGGACGGGACGCGGCCTGGTGCCCGTGCACCGCCAGCAACGCAGATGCGCATGCCGGGCACACCGAAACATCTGTATTGCTACATATTTCGCCGGACCTGGTGAGGCAGGATGATTGGCTACCGGGAAATGGGGCACCTCTGTCGCAGCTGATGCCTGAGATGCTTCGGGGCGGGGTTGCCGCGGTGAGTTCGCTGGGGGTGCTGGGCGACCCCACGACCGCGACGGCGGAGGAGGGTAGGAGAATCTTTGCCGAAATGGTGGACGCGTGCGTGCTGCGCGTGTCTCGGTGGGCGCCTGATCGGGAGGGGATGTTGATATGA
- the mftG gene encoding mycofactocin dehydrogenase MftG encodes MTDVLIVGAGSAGSVLAERLSADDRCRVTVVESGPGPTDARVGTQITDGLRLPIGAASSVVRRYPTTLTDEPRRHAQIMRGAVVGGSGAVNGGYFCRALPSDVDGWGIDGWAWDDVLPHYTAIETDLDFDGPLHGRAGPISVRRVSQFDGCTAAFVEAARAAGFGWIDDLNGATPQRPLPPGVGAVPLNIHGGTRVGPGGAFLEPALGRANLTVLTDTTVERIRFAGGRATGVDVAGPAGHAATLTAGRVVLCAGAIASAQLLMCSGIGPTQVLRAAGVATMIDLPVGVGSVDHPEWVLPMSWPPTHGVPPLEAILTTDDGLEIRPYTAGFGAMMSGRRDDPTDQPHLGVTLMRPTSRGRVSIVSPDIGVAPVIEYRYDSAPSDVERLRSGTQLARDIAGATAYSEASWSTSQHLCGTARMGAVVDAQCRVMGVRDLWVVDGSILPQIPSRGPHATIVMAGHRAAEFISSASAAPRPAPSPPPPHRSPEPPAGG; translated from the coding sequence GTGACCGATGTCCTGATCGTCGGCGCGGGCAGTGCAGGATCGGTGCTGGCAGAACGGCTTTCCGCGGACGACCGGTGCCGGGTCACGGTGGTGGAATCCGGTCCGGGGCCGACCGACGCCCGGGTGGGCACCCAGATCACCGACGGGCTGCGGCTGCCGATCGGCGCCGCCAGCTCGGTGGTCCGCCGCTATCCGACCACGCTGACCGACGAGCCCAGGCGCCACGCCCAGATCATGCGGGGTGCCGTGGTCGGGGGGTCGGGTGCGGTCAACGGCGGATACTTCTGCCGGGCGTTGCCGTCGGACGTCGACGGGTGGGGAATCGACGGCTGGGCATGGGACGACGTGCTGCCGCACTACACCGCCATCGAGACCGACCTCGACTTCGACGGCCCGCTGCACGGCCGTGCCGGGCCGATCAGCGTGCGACGCGTCTCCCAATTCGACGGCTGCACAGCAGCATTCGTGGAAGCCGCGCGCGCGGCGGGGTTCGGCTGGATCGACGACCTCAACGGTGCGACGCCGCAGCGGCCGCTACCGCCCGGGGTGGGTGCCGTGCCGCTGAACATCCACGGCGGCACCCGCGTTGGTCCCGGCGGCGCGTTCCTGGAGCCCGCACTGGGCCGCGCCAATCTGACCGTTCTGACCGACACCACGGTCGAGCGGATCCGGTTCGCGGGCGGCCGCGCGACCGGCGTCGACGTCGCGGGCCCGGCCGGACACGCGGCGACCCTGACCGCGGGCCGGGTGGTGCTGTGCGCCGGGGCCATCGCGTCGGCCCAGCTGCTGATGTGCTCGGGTATCGGGCCGACGCAGGTACTGCGGGCCGCGGGGGTGGCCACCATGATCGATCTGCCCGTCGGCGTCGGCAGCGTCGACCACCCGGAGTGGGTGCTGCCGATGAGCTGGCCTCCGACGCACGGCGTCCCACCGCTGGAGGCGATACTGACCACCGATGACGGACTGGAGATCCGGCCGTACACCGCCGGCTTCGGCGCGATGATGTCCGGCCGGCGTGATGATCCCACCGACCAGCCGCACCTCGGTGTGACGTTGATGCGGCCCACTTCGCGTGGACGGGTCAGCATCGTGTCGCCGGACATCGGCGTGGCTCCGGTCATCGAGTACCGGTACGACAGTGCCCCCTCAGACGTCGAGCGGTTGCGCTCGGGAACCCAATTGGCGCGCGACATTGCCGGTGCCACAGCGTATTCCGAAGCCTCGTGGTCGACGTCGCAGCATCTGTGCGGTACCGCCAGGATGGGCGCGGTGGTGGATGCTCAGTGCCGCGTGATGGGGGTGCGGGACCTGTGGGTGGTCGACGGGTCGATACTGCCCCAGATCCCGAGCCGCGGGCCGCACGCCACGATCGTCATGGCGGGCCACCGCGCCGCCGAGTTCATCAGCTCAGCGTCTGCAGCGCCTCGGCCAGCACCGTCGCCGCCGCCACCCCATCGATCACCGGAACCCCCAGCAGGCGGGTGA
- the mftB gene encoding mycofactocin biosynthesis chaperone MftB (MftB, a small protein, is a peptide chaperone that assists the radical SAM enzyme MftC in performing two modifications to the C-terminal Val-Tyr dipeptide of the mycofactocin precursor peptide, MftA. MftB's role is analogous to the role of PqqD in the biosynthesis of PQQ, a cofactor that derives entirely from a Tyr and a Glu in the precursor PqqA.), protein MTAPTFEADQRWRLHPQVAVRPEPFGALLYHFGTRKLSFLKNRTIVEVINALSDHPDARSACRAAGIDDSDQAPYLHALGVLVQSQMLIADTGENS, encoded by the coding sequence ATGACCGCGCCGACCTTTGAAGCCGACCAGCGCTGGCGGTTGCATCCGCAGGTTGCTGTCCGCCCGGAACCGTTCGGCGCACTGCTCTACCACTTCGGCACCCGCAAGCTGTCGTTCCTGAAGAACCGGACGATCGTCGAGGTGATCAACGCGCTATCCGATCACCCCGACGCTCGATCCGCCTGCCGCGCTGCAGGAATCGACGACAGCGACCAGGCGCCCTACCTCCACGCGTTGGGCGTCCTCGTCCAGTCGCAGATGCTCATCGCCGACACAGGAGAGAACTCATGA
- the mftC gene encoding mycofactocin radical SAM maturase (MftC is a radical SAM/SPASM enzyme that catalyzes the first two steps in biosynthesis of the electron carrier mycofactocin from the terminal Val-Tyr dipeptide of the precursor peptide MftA.) codes for MTLAAPVPRLVDQFERGLDAPICLTWELTYACNLSCVHCLSSSGKRDPRELSTQQCKDIIDELERMQVFYVNIGGGEPTVRSDFWELVDYATEHHVGVKFSTNGVRINQEVAAKLAASDYVDVQISLDGATAEVNDAVRGPGSFAMAIRALENLKEAGFKDAKISVVVTRHNIDQLDDFKALADTYGATLRITRLRPSGRGADVWDELHPTPAQQVQLYDWLVARGDNVLTGDSFFHLSGLGAPGALAGLNLCGAGRVVCLIDPIGDVYACPFAIHDKFLAGNILTSNGFQDVWQNSELFRELREPQSAGACGGCNHYDACRGGCMAAKFFTGLPMDGPDPECVEGYGEPALARERDKPKSSVDHSRAGGRNTPKGPIPLTLLSAPPKKFCNESPV; via the coding sequence ATGACACTGGCAGCCCCGGTGCCCCGCCTCGTCGACCAGTTCGAGCGTGGGCTGGACGCGCCCATCTGCCTGACGTGGGAACTGACCTACGCCTGCAACCTGTCCTGCGTGCACTGCCTGTCCTCGTCGGGCAAGCGGGACCCGCGGGAGCTGTCCACGCAGCAGTGCAAGGACATCATCGACGAGCTCGAACGCATGCAGGTGTTCTACGTCAACATCGGCGGCGGCGAGCCGACGGTCCGCAGCGACTTCTGGGAGCTCGTCGACTACGCGACCGAGCACCACGTCGGCGTCAAGTTCTCCACCAACGGCGTCCGCATCAACCAGGAGGTGGCCGCGAAACTGGCGGCCAGTGACTACGTCGACGTGCAGATCTCCCTCGACGGCGCCACGGCCGAGGTCAACGACGCGGTCCGCGGCCCCGGCTCGTTCGCGATGGCCATCCGCGCGCTGGAGAACCTCAAAGAGGCGGGCTTCAAAGACGCCAAGATCTCGGTGGTGGTGACCCGCCACAACATCGATCAACTGGACGATTTCAAGGCGCTCGCCGATACCTACGGCGCCACGCTGCGCATCACCCGCCTGCGTCCCTCGGGCCGCGGCGCCGACGTGTGGGACGAACTGCACCCCACCCCCGCCCAGCAGGTCCAGCTCTATGACTGGCTGGTTGCCCGCGGCGACAACGTGCTCACCGGCGACTCCTTCTTCCACCTGTCCGGTCTCGGCGCGCCCGGCGCGCTGGCCGGGCTGAACCTGTGCGGCGCCGGTCGCGTGGTCTGCCTGATCGACCCGATCGGCGACGTGTACGCGTGCCCCTTCGCGATCCACGACAAGTTCCTTGCCGGGAACATCTTGACCAGCAATGGTTTTCAAGACGTCTGGCAGAACTCCGAGCTGTTCCGCGAGCTGCGTGAGCCGCAGTCCGCGGGCGCGTGCGGCGGCTGCAATCACTACGACGCATGCCGGGGTGGCTGCATGGCCGCCAAGTTCTTCACCGGCCTGCCGATGGACGGCCCCGACCCCGAGTGCGTCGAGGGTTACGGCGAACCGGCGCTGGCCCGTGAGCGCGACAAGCCCAAATCCAGCGTTGACCATTCCCGCGCCGGCGGCCGCAACACGCCGAAGGGCCCCATTCCGCTCACCCTGCTGAGCGCACCCCCGAAGAAGTTCTGCAACGAAAGTCCTGTCTGA